A DNA window from Brassica napus cultivar Da-Ae chromosome C1, Da-Ae, whole genome shotgun sequence contains the following coding sequences:
- the LOC106434341 gene encoding uncharacterized protein LOC106434341 isoform X1 — protein sequence MTFLCNFVRRKLRTLLRTFSREDPDLQVKLGFTDTLLTLRNFRFDVPQLNQLLDGSSFSFEGFTVDYLFIRFSVWSGPAIQIEIRGVHVKLTARGTEEGSSGRMQASRETVANEIKKLLSSIDPEGCFLHEILGRMLDGTSHRSKLKTSFSNLALRHFRIQIHGINVQVCFPGLNDLGCVLEINELRSDSEDSGNLSLLRTSAAAVLFPLSRSSLTLSGHGFKIAYKRNNDTCDLCAFDSLVVLITLHNLQITDLIVRVPELSFSFRPTDLPVLMGLSKLSSKDGNSVRSGRYLWKVAARRSGLMISPHTSSFQNLVSAVILWMRYVNAYEYLLSLAGYSRKMPEKSSLWKVSENKRQFVAARRKWDMICDIEKELPAETIARARRVARYRTCLNSQNANDDYEETSLYGHFSFLCQITWGLAYIWRLISRAFWSIACFLSLKKLSTQELQTDGNNEDDSERVSLEFHAVVNLGRLSITFYPEKMISGSMSSKDSAEHLDSNVVILCLSVDEFLVMHTADCLNQWSSASCGKLKIESSSFIKTSRFMRSTKDPSTSTERNKKHMREDVKTILEMDPAQPILLSKTDNNNSNDRQEGILHLQNLLREMWSNWNIKCLKLDRSTFKVSDNPCVLVDTKSCLAYEDAGNQDFGIWKCGMLLGKFDIVLDYPSLFSMALLIWQTQQCQSLFVDGITGGVNPEMASSDEYGIYRRIIELSLHKVHPERQIQVGIIVGGPQVKLLVEKAEEVDCLTGQKDLLLFDIHDLEFVVWPTSKSDVMPMFQGPDSTRSDRPSLQELGLSDTWIPSSGKYVSQGRNSLSSHLGFSGFDCSFCKMAEKKWRQFFVLRPVTICFSSLREHVYSFSEAIIHFSTGLDVLVLGLTIVSKADDLSAYFQMLLSLVSGLSRGLSGSSSAGHSLGQGYLRSDAVHVEHEIEKTFCKTLFAVKASIKVRALDVIFDVPVTEKFEKPTELADSRIWSSVQEACAELSCEEQGFLVNLDFCELQSTLFRYRDNIWKSSGNFIIESSPVRSHDILFEACLSSCILSVCMDFSSRSARGVACRMADDSPGNAPTENEPTTNRVQAEREVDQLDSASDSALSNSTRWIHIDLALTNLLVARCSTKHVLVEIRRSSNFVTSVSIGRNFELVFCRVKGGLFVLEPEALIGLIHGFSAYLHFISSKMSVIQSSALDFEQVKADTGGSEVNIPSQQANRYLVEAFSIDVTQFALGFVCVDEYGGIREIVLEITLHSSLDSTGREQKFLCEVSRLSVLSKILESVERDINITQISSPAFSESSFISGAPLETSFQQRDVISSGDSTSVSGDFNGLRESSMNSNLEEEFHSRYKNYILEDLRVSASVKKREITGHQFSQAWEGGCSVLGFDITISLSELQMVLSMLSSFSALPGGENTPASLERPSFNSEPERSFESVVPDGAIVAIQDIHQHMFFTVEDRGDKCVVAGTLHYSLVGERALFRVTYHRHQGWNSSVLWFSLTSLYAKNSKGEPLRLNYHSRSDIVNVSGLYDNAPTLFQASVGESQNYKGDIDWETYRKLVKDSFYLVNKKGDSAVAFVDGVPEFVRKPGNPFKFKVFRESLATRNITSVVPPEINDSETQSVMNSSPPSITVTVDAVSLTIVHELSETRDRFPLFRGSINMSQLTLQILSCKVRVMSTSNVLVLYFDAQTNQWREFIHPVEVSAFYRSTFQTQDLENTIHKVPSHVYCRIGKLEVFVTELSLDMLLFMLGKLEVAGPFSVKTSVILSNCCKIENLSGLDLTCRFNEKQTATVGRKQTASIFLRAETRPLLLLDNKVDGRSLIVCNIFQRHSMNHQSETPPVAAVQLSSGNFVTSSINVSLLEARTLAWRTRMVSLQDSRSHPGPFIVVDVKKGFEDGLSISVSPLTRIHNETSLPMEIRFQRSKQKKDVFASVPLKPGGSIDDSVAAFNAISLSGDLKKALTSLAVGNFSLSFRPKSLEKVSESEKSLASEWSEELEGGKAVRLTGIFDKLSYGVKRALAIKSVNVSLTTTYCSVTSENQSVHKVHFLIHSIGREVSIIRPDASSDVFGRRNACIALREQKEIFLLPTVQVSNFLSSEAAIFLTETDQLTSMEKHSIGKHATVQSGKTMDFYANPDMIYFRVTLTATQTNCKPVNSGQWVKKLQKQKNDAESLDVGLDFAGGKYFASLRLSLGKRGVLEAAVFTPYILKNDSDCTLFFYPPDQKPLSGEDLEKLDHIVPPEFGLYLPKKTEGSWFVRSRKVKVILADGHGATEAVLDLDALSGLTEISLGTKDDSGVRYITRFGLSVKSISSKMFVPSRIVTFVPRHLVTNESEETINIRQRYFQDDSVGIITIKSKQRAALRLQEETTLRKERHLFENFIRKHGSDNANPLTFIQFRLTKADWSWSGPLCITSIGCFFLKFRKQSAETGRGAIEFATVNVTEEGSTLAVRFQKPPNTPPPYRIENFLSASLTYYQKDSSEIEVLGPGNGADYAWDDMTLPHKLVVIVDGMIPLREVSLDKVRPWKPLFKATQHRSIASHLMLEKKAKDHKTAYEQLSSMPMVKVGYEVYADGLTRVIRICEVSKSHKGDSVFRSRSKVQFRITHLGIQILEKVKQNTEEKTVLSYSPILVARLDNFGLQSMFTDQQKFNQLCIEALNVDHKWVGAPFAAMLRQHHSDSSDGNGCLFKCVFVLASSGSSVTQVKHASIVLQPVNLNLDEETLMRVVPFWRSSLSTNTQSSQYYFDNFEIHPIKIIANFVPGSSYSSYNSAQETLRSLLHSVVKVPQIKNMVVELNGVLVTHALITVRELVLRCVKHYSWYAMRAIYIAKGSPLLPPAFASMFDDFASSSLDAFFDPSRGLVNVPGLTVGTFKLLSKFIDNKGLSGTRRYFGDLGKTLRTAGSNVVFAALTEISDSILRGAEMKGLDGLVSGFHHGVLKLAMEPSVIGTALMEGGPDRTIKLDRSPGIDELYIEGYLQAMLDTMYRQEYLRVKVIDDQVFLKNLPPSNSLIDEMIDRVKDFLESRGLLKGDPSSSRLRRRLHGDKEWKIGPTVMTLCEHLFVSFAIRMLRQQATKFISGRRPKKEEEAEASDTGPSTAIVPVLDDKEKKKMKFRWKAGIGQFVASGIVAYIDGRLCRQIPNPIARRIVSGFLLSFLDKSNDQ from the exons ATGACGTTCCTTTGCAATTTCGTCCGACGGAAACTCCGTACTCTGTTGCGAACTTTTTCTCGGGAAGATCCTGATCTCCAGGTCAAATTAGGTTTTACTGATACTCTCCTCACGTTAAGGAACTTCCGATTCGATGTCCCTCAGCTTAATCAGCTCCTCGATGGATCTAGTTTCTCATTCGAAGGCTTTACCGTCGACTACCTGTTTATTCGCTTCTCCGTGTGGTCAGGTCCGGCAATTCAGATCGAAATTCGCGGTGTACATGTCAAATTGACGGCTAG AGGGACGGAGGAAGGAAGCTCAGGTAGGATGCAAGCGTCACGTGAGACTGTAGCGAATGAGATAAAGAAACTTCTGTCGTCTATTGATCCCGAG GGATGCTTCTTACATGAAATCTTGGGAAGAATGCTGGACGGCACTTCTCATAGAAGTAAGCTGAAGACTTCTTTCTCGAATCTTGCTCTCAGGCACTTCCGTATTCAGATACATGGTATTAATGTTCAAGTCTGTTTCCCGGGTTTGAATGACTTGGGTTGTGTTCTTGAAATCAACGAGCTGAGGAGTGATTCTGAGGATTCTGGGAACCTTAGTTTATTGAGGACTTCAGCTGCTGCAGTTTTATTCCCTTTGAGCCGTAGTTCCTTGACACTGAGTGGCCACGGTTTCAAGATTGCATACAAGCGGAACAATGATACCTGTGACCTTTGTGCATTTGACAGTCTTGTTGTTCTGATTACGCTGCATAATCTTCAAATTACTGATCTGATCGTCCGTGTTCCAGAGTTAAGCTTCTCGTTTAGACCCACCGATCTTCCGGTTTTAATGGGATTGTCGAAGTTATCATCCAAAGATGGCAATTCTGTCAGAAGTGGGCGTTATCTTTGGAAAGTAGCTGCTCGCAGAAGTGGCTTGATGATCTCGCCTCACACTAGCTCGTTCCAGAATTTAGTTAGTGCTGTTATCCTCTGGATGCGATACGTGAATGCTTATGAGTATTTGTTATCTTTAGCTGGGTACTCTAGGAAAATGCCAGAAAAATCATCACTCTGGAAAGTTTCAGAAAACAAAAGGCAGTTTGTGGCTGCAAGACGTAAATGGGATATGATATGTGATATTGAGAAAGAGCTCCCTGCTGAAACAATCGCACGGGCGCGGAGAGTAGCCCGATACAGAACTTGCCTGAATTCTCAGAATGCTAATGATGATTATGAAGAAACTTCCTTATATGGCCACTTCAGTTTTTTGTGTCAGATCACCTGGGGTTTAGCTTATATCTGGAGACTTATTAGTAGAGCATTCTGGTCTATAGCCTGCTTTCTCTCGTTAAAGAAATTGTCGACCCAAGAACTACAAACTGATGGGAACAACGAAGATGATTCCGAGCGGGTATCTCTTGAGtttcatgcagttgtcaatctTGGGAGACTTTCTATCACATTTTATCCAGAGAAAATGATTTCAGGTTCGATGTCATCAAAAGATAGTGCTGAACACTTGGACTCAAATGTTGTCATTCTTTGCCTTTCAGTTGATGAGTTTTTGGTAATGCATACTGCTGACTGTCTTAATCAGTGGTCGTCTGCTTCCTGTGGGAAACTGAAGATTGAGTCTTCTAGTTTTATAAAAACCAGTCGTTTCATGAGATCTACAAAAGATCCCAGTACTTCTACGGAAAGAAATAAGAAGCATATGCGTGAAGATGTGAAAACTATCCTAGAGATGGACCCAGCACAGCCAATCCTACTTTCCAAAACAGATAACAATAATAGCAATGATCGACAGGAAGGCATTCTGCATCTGCAAAATCTTCTGAGAGAAATGTGGTCGAACTGGAACATCAAATGCTTGAAGTTGGATAGAAGTACTTTCAAAGTTTCTGATAACCCTTGTGTACTCGTTGATACTAAAAGCTGCTTGGCATATGAGGATGCTGGTAACCAAGATTTTGGAATCTGGAAATGCGGCATGTTGCTGGGGAAGTTCGATATTGTTTTAGATTATCCATCGTTGTTTTCAATGGCTCTGCTAATTTGGCAGACACAACAGTGTCAAAGCTTATTTGTAGACGGAATTACTGGTGGTGTTAATCCTGAAATGGCTAGTTCTGACGAATATGGGATCTATAGAAGAATTATTGAACTGTCTTTGCATAAAGTTCATCCAGAGAGACAGATTCAGGTTGGCATAATTGTTGGTGGTCCACAGGTCAAATTGCTGGTGGAGAAGGCTGAAGAAGTGGATTGTTTAACTGGGCAGAAAGATCTTCTTTTATTTGATATCCATGATCTTGAGTTTGTGGTCTGGCCGACTTCAAAATCTGACGTGATGCCGATGTTTCAAGGGCCTGACAGCACAAGATCAGATAGGCCTTCGCTTCAGGAGCTGGGGCTAAGTGATACTTGGATTCCAAGTTCTGGAAAATATGTTTCTCAGGGACGGAATTCTCTGTCCTCACACCTAGGGTTTTCtggttttgattgttctttctgCAAAATGgcagagaagaagtggagacaATTTTTTGTATTGAGACCCGTAACTATCTGCTTTTCATCCTTAAG AGAGCATGTTTATTCCTTTAGCGAAGCTATTATCCATTTCTCAACTGGTTTGGATGTGTTGGTGCTGGGACTGACTATTGTATCAAAAGCAGATGACCTAAGTGCTTACTTTCAG ATGCTTCTGAGCTTAGTTTCTGGGCTATCCCGTGGTTTGAGCGGCTCTAGCTCTGCGGGTCATTCACTGGGACAAGGGTATCTCAGGTCTGACGCAGTGCATGTGGAACATGAGATCGAGAAGACTTTTTGCAAAACTCTTTTTGCAGTGAAAGCGAGCATTAAGGTGAGGGCTCTAGATGTGATATTTGATGTTCCTGTAACAGAAAAATTTGAGAAGCCAACGGAGCTAGCAGATTCGAGAATCTGGTCTTCTGTCCAGGAAGCATGCGCTGAACTATCTTGTGAAGAACAGGGGTTTTTGGTCAATCTTGATTTTTGTGAGCTCCAATCTACACTCTTCAGATATAGGGATAATATATGGAAGAGTTCTGGCAACTTTATCATAGAATCTTCACCTGTCAGGTCACATGATATCTTGTTTGAAGCATGTCTTTCTAGCTGCATATTGAGTGTGTGTATGGATTTCTCAAGCCGATCAGCTCGAGGGGTCGCCTGTCGTATGGCTGATGATTCTCCAGGAAACGCACCAACAGAAAATGAACCTACTACAAATAGAGTTCAGGCTGAAAGAGAAGTGGACCAGTTGGATTCTGCTTCAGACTCTGCACTGTCCAATTCAACCCGTTGGATACACATCGATTTAGCATTGACTAACTTACTTGTGGCGAGGTGCTCAACAAAACATGTCTTGGTTGAAATTCGTCGGTCAAGTAACTTCGTAACATCGGTCTCTATTGGGAGAAATTTTGAGTTAGTTTTCTGTAGAGTCAAG GGTGGTCTTTTTGTCCTTGAACCAGAGGCCTTGATAGGGTTAATTCATGGTTTTTCCGCGTACCTTCATTTCATTTCAAGTAAGATGTCAGTGATTCAATCTTCTGCACTAGATTTTGAGCAAGTAAAAGCTGATACAGGGGGCAGTGAAGTTAATATTCCTTCTCAACAAGCAAATCGGTACCTCGTGGAGGCGTTTTCTATAGATGTCACCCAGTTTGCTCTGGGTTTTGTCTGTGTTGATGAATATG GAGGTATAAGGGAAATTGTTCTGGAGATCACTCTGCACAGTTCCCTTGATTCAACAGGCAGAGAACAAAAGTTTCTTTGTGAAGTTTCTCGCCTGTCAGTTCTTTCTAAGATTCTTGAGAGCGTGGAAAGGGACATAAATATTACACAAATTTCTTCTCCAGCATTTAGTGAATCTTCTTTTATATCTGGTGCTCCTCTTGAAACATCATTTCAGCAAAGGGATGTAATCAGTTCAGGTGATAGCACAAGTGTTTCAGGAGATTTTAATGGTCTAAGAGAATCTTCTATGAACAGCAATTTAGAGGAAGAGTTTCACTCTCGgtataaaaactatattttggaAGACCTACGTGTCTCTGCATCTGTTAAGAAGCGAGAAATTACCGGTCACCAGTTTAGCCAGGCCTGGGAAGGCGGTTGTTCTGTTCTAGGATTTGATATAACCATTTCTCTGTCAGAATTGCAG ATGGTCCTTTCAATGCTTTCATCCTTTTCTGCGTTACCTGGAGGAGAAAATACTCCAGCTTCTTTAGAAAGGCCTTCATTCAATAGTGAACCTGAAAGAAGTTTTGAGTCTGTAGTTCCTGATG gAGCGATTGTTGCTATTCAAGATATACACCAACATATGTTCTTCACAGTGGAAGATAGGGGTGACAAGTGTGTTGTGGCTGGTACCCTTCATTATTCTCTAGTCGGAGAAAGAGCTCTTTTCAGG GTCACCTACCACCGCCATCAAGGATGGAATTCATCCGTCTTATGGTTCTCCTTGACATCTTTGTATGCCAAAAACAGTAAAGGAGAGCCATTACGGTTAAACTATCATTCAAGGTCAGATATTGTTAACGTCTCCGGACTTTATGACAATGCACCAACACTCTTTCAGGCTTCTGTTGGTGAATCCCAAAATTATAAGGGTGACATCGACTGGGAGACATACCGTAAATTGGTGAAAGATTCATTTTACCTCGTCAACAAGAAGGGTGATTCAGCTGTTGCATTTGTCGATGGTGTTCCAGAATTTGTCCGGAAGCCAGGAAATCCATTCAAGTTTAAAGTGTTTCGTGAAAGTTTGGCGACTCGTAATATTACATCAGTGGTACCTCCTGAGATCAATGATTCTGAAACGCAATCTGTGATGAACTCTTCTCCCCCTTCTATTACCGTTACAGTTGACGCCGTATCTCTGACCATTGTTCATGAACTTTCAGAAACAAGGGACAGATTTCCCCTGTTTCGTGGTTCAATCAATATGTCTCAGCTAACTTTACAAATCCTATCTTGTAAAGTCAGGGTTATGAGCACATCAAACGTTTTAGTGCTGTATTTTGATGCTCAGACAAACCAATG GCGGGAATTTATACATCCAGTTGAAGTTAGTGCTTTCTACCGTTCAACTTTTCAGACCCAGGATCTTGAAAATACTATTCACAAAGTACCTAGCCATGTTTACTGCAGAATTGGAAAG TTGGAAGTCTTTGTAACCGAGCTGTCATTGGATATGCTCCTTTTTATGCTTGGGAAACTGGAGGTTGCTGGTCCATTTTCTGTGAAAACCTCCGTTATTCTTTCCAATTGTTGCAAG ATAGAAAACCTTTCTggccttgacctcacatgccgTTTCAATGAGAAACAGACTGCCACAGTTGGTAGAAAGCAAACTGCTTCGATTTTTCTGCG TGCAGAAACACGTCCACTTCTGCTTTTAGATAACAAAGTGGATGGCAGATCACTAATTGTATGTAATATCTTTCAAAGGCATTCAATGAACCATCAATCAGAAACTCCTCCAGTGGCTGCGGTCCAGCTATCTTCTGGAAATTTCGTAACTTCTTCTATCAACGTTTCTTTGTTAGAAGCCAGAACACTAGCCTGGAGAACTAGGATGGTATCACTCCAAG aTTCAAGGAGTCATCCTGGACCGTTTATTGTTGTTGATGTTAAGAAGGGATTTGAG GATGGTTTATCGATCTCAGTTTCTCCTTTGACAAGGATTCATAATGAAACTAGTCTTCCGATGGAGATACGTTTCCAACGATCTAAGCAGAAGAAAGATGTTTTTGCTTCTGTACCTCTGAAGCCTGGTGGTTCAATTGATGATTCAGTGGCAGCATTTAACGCCATAAGCTTATCGGGAGATCTGAAGAAGGCATTGACATCTTTAGCTGTTG GTAATTTTTCACTCTCGTTCAGACCTAAATCTCTGGAAAAAGTTTCTGAGAGTGAGAAGTCACTGGCAAGTGAATGGTCTGAAGAGCTAGAAGGAGGGAAGGCGGTACGCCTAACAGgaatttttgataaattaagTTATGGAGTTAAAAGGGCTTTAGCTATCAAATCAGTGAACGTCTCCTTGACTACTACATATTGCTCTGTCACATCTGAAAATCAGTCTGTCCACAAGGTGCATTTTCTGATCCACAGCATTGGGAGGGAAGTATCTATTATACGGCCTGATGCATCTTCTGATGTGTTTGGGAGACGGAATGCATGTATTGCATTGCGAGAGCAGAAGGAAATTTTTCTTTTGCCCACCGTGCAGGTGTCCAACTTCCTGTCCTCCGAAGCAGCCATTTTTTTGACAGAGACTG ATCAGTTAACGTCGATGGAGAAGCACAGCATTGGCAAGCATGCGACAGTACAGAGCGGGAAAACAATGGATTTCTATGCTAATCCTGACATGATATACTTTAGAGTTACTCTCACTGCTACCCAAACGAACTGCAAACCAGTCAACAGTGGTCAGTGGGTTAAGAAGTTACAGAAACAGAAAAATGATGCAGAATCTTTGGATGTTGGTCTTGATTTTGCTGGTGGGAAATACTTTGCTTCCTTGAGATTGTCGTTAGGAAAAAGAGGCGTACTGGAG GCAGCCGTTTTCACGCCGTACATTCTTAAAAACGACTCAGATTGCACCTTGTTTTTCTACCCCCCTGATCAAAAGCCTCTATCCGG GGAAGATTTGGAGAAACTTGATCATATTGTACCCCCTGAGTTTGGATTGTATTTGCCCAAAAAGACAGAGGGGTCGTGGTTTGTAAG ATCTCGCAAGGTTAAGGTTATATTGGCTGATGGTCATGGGGCAACTGAAGCAGTGTTGGATTTGGATGCTTTATCAGGACTTACAGAAattagtttgggaacaaaagaTGACTCTGGAGTTCGATATATAACAAGGTTTGGGTTGTCAGTTAAATCAATCTCAAGTAAGATGTTTGTTCCATCGCGGATTGTGACTTTTGTTCCGAGACATCTTGTAACCAATGAATCGGAGGAGACCATCAACATCCGCCAACGCTATTTTCAG GATGACTCTGTAGGCATAATCACCATCAAAAGTAAGCAGAGAGCAGCCTTACGATTGCAGGAGGAAACTACACTGAGAAAAGAACGTCATCTGTTCGAAAATTTTATCAGAAAGCACGGAAGTGACAATGCTAATCCTTTGACATTCATTCAGTTCCGGTTGACCAAGGCAGATTGGAGTTGGTCAGGCCCACTATGCATCACATCAATTGGATGTTTTTTCCTCAAGTTCAGAAAGCAGTCAGCTGAAACAGGCAGAGGCGCAATTGAATTCGCAACTGTAAATGTTACTGAAGAAGGATCAACTCTTGCTGTGCGCTTCCAAAAACCACCAAATACCCCACCACCATATCGAATTGAGAATTTCTTGTCTGCATCTCTCACTTACTACCAAAAG GATTCATCAGAGATTGAAGTACTTGGACCCGGAAATGGTGCTGATTATGCATGGGATGATATGACCCTTCCTCACAAGCTTGTAGTTATAGTAGATG gcaTGATACCTCTGCGTGAAGTCAGCTTAGATAAGGTTCGTCCATGGAAACCCCTTTTCAAGGCAACTCAACACAGAAGCATAGCCTCCCACTTAATGTTGGAAAAGAAAGCCAAAGATCACAAAACGGCCTACGAGCAATTGAGTAGCATGCCGATGGTAAAGGTCGGATATGAAGTATATGCAGATGGTCTGACTCGAGTCATTCGCATTTGTGAAGTTTCAAAAAGCCATAAGGGAGACTCAGTATTCCGTTCACGTTCAAAAGTTCAATTCCGTATAACCCATTTAGGAATTCAGATACTTGAAAAAGTGAAGCAA AATACAGAGGAGAAAACTGTCCTGTCATATTCTCCGATCCTAGTGGCAAGGCTAGATAATTTTGGTCTACAATCCATGTTTACTGACCAACAGAAATTTAACCAACTATGTATAGAG GCTCTGAATGTTGATCACAAATGGGTAGGGGCACCCTTTGCAGCCATGCTTCGTCAGCATCATTCAGATTCCAGTGACGGAAATGGTTGTCTATTCAAATGTGTATTTGTTCTAGCATCGAGCGGATCCAGCGTCACACAAGTCAAGCACGCCTCAATAGTTTTGCAG CCAGTCAATTTGAACCTAGACGAAGAGACTTTGATGAGAGTTGTGCCATTTTGGAGATCGTCTCTCAGTACAAATACGCAAAGTAGTCAATATTATTTTGACAATTTTGAAATTCACCCAATAAAG ATAATTGCTAATTTTGTTCCTGGGAGTTCATACTCGAGCTATAATTCCGCTCAAGAAACTCTGAGGTCATTGCTGCATAGTGTTGTTAAG GTTCCACAGATAAAAAACATGGTTGTCGAGCTAAATGGTGTACTGGTCACTCATGCATTGATAACGGTTCGCGAGCTAGTTCTCCGATGTGTAAAACATTACTCATG GTATGCAATGAGAGCAATCTACATTGCAAAAGGCAGTCCATTACTTCCGCCAGCTTTCGCATCCATGTTTGATGATTTTGCATCTTCCTCTCTTGATGCCTTTTTTGATCCTTCTCGAGGCTTGGTGAACGTCCCTGGTTTGACAGTGG GCACCTTCAAACTCCTCAGCAAATTTATTGATAACAAAGGATTGTCAGGGACAAGACGTTACTTTGGTGATCTTGGGAAAACT CTAAGAACAGCAGGATCGAATGTCGTCTTCGCTGCTCTTACTGAAATCTCAGACTCTATTCTGAGGGGTGCAGAAATGAAAGGGCTTGATGGACTG GTTAGCGGTTTCCACCATGGAGTCCTAAAATTAGCGATGGAACCTTCGGTGATAGGAACAGCTTTGATGGAAGGTGGACCTGATAGAACAATCAAGCTTGATCGTAGTCCCGGTATTGATGAG TTATACATCGAAGGATACCTTCAAGCTATGCTGGATACAATGTATAGACAGGAGTATCTCAGAGTCAAAGTCATTGATGATCAG GTTTTCCTGAAAAACCTGCCACCGAGCAACTCTCTGATAGATGAGATGATAGACCGAGTCAAAGATTTTCTGGAAAGCAGGGGTTTGCTCAAAGGAGATCCTTCAAGCTCTCGTCTTCGCCGCCGTCTCCATGGAGATAAG GAATGGAAGATCGGGCCAACAGTGATGACATTATGTGAACATCTCTTCGTAAGCTTTGCGATTCGCATGCTTAGACAGCAAGCCACTAAGTTCATATCCGGTCGTAGgccaaagaaagaagaagaagcagaggcTAGTGACACTGGTCCCAGTACTGCAATAGTACCGGTACTTGATgacaaagagaaaaagaagatgaagtttAGGTGGAAAGCTGGTATTGGTCAGTTCGTAGCTTCAGGCATCGTAGCTTACATCGACGGACGTCTGTGTAGACAGATTCCTAATCCAATAGCTCGTCGGATTGTAAGTGGGTTTCTGTTAAGTTTTCTTGACAAAAGCAATGACCAATAA